The Diadema setosum chromosome 1, eeDiaSeto1, whole genome shotgun sequence genome has a window encoding:
- the LOC140227845 gene encoding transmembrane protein 35B-like, translating to MGLVHYVAVLLGFIFIFTGFLKLMPVDLGPGFTQAEMKTMFRKYVSVLPITHIFGVTITTTLYRSAVGLAETILGSMLAFGRTFWRVFGAFYLLVIMIGAVATHVKVGDPMAMASPPLILAIFLLFILVNRRGLSTNYSSSKTKVD from the coding sequence ATGGGACTCGTGCACTACGTTGCAGTTCTTCTTGgattcatcttcatcttcactgGATTCCTGAAGTTGATGCCCGTGGACCTAGGTCCAGGTTTTACACAGGCAGAAATGAAAACCATGTTTAGGAAGTATGTGTCCGTCCTGCCCATCACCCACATATTCGGTGTCACTATCACAACGACGCTCTACCGCTCCGCCGTCGGCCTGGCAGAGACCATCTTGGGCAGCATGCTGGCTTTTGGGCGGACGTTTTGGCGGGTGTTCGGAGCTTTCTACCTTCTCGTCATCATGATCGGAGCTGTCGCTACACACGTGAAAGTCGGGGACCCAATGGCCATGGCGTCTCCGCCTCTCATTCTCGCCATCTTCCTGCTCTTCATCCTCGTTAACCGACGCGGACTGAGCACTAACTACAGTAGCTCGAAGACAAAGGTGGACTGA